The Lytechinus variegatus isolate NC3 chromosome 7, Lvar_3.0, whole genome shotgun sequence genome includes the window AGCCATCCACCAACCATCCTCCCTGATCATAAACAAACATTTAGAGTGACAGCTAAACATAAAACATAGAACTGATGTTTCACAAAATTCAACCAAGTTATTATGCAACTTCTACAAGAAAAGTGAACTATTTATGAACTCTTAATTGATTCTTCATTTAAAGACTGTTTGATAGGTTTGGTTCAATTACAAGACATGGGTATCAAAATCTGTAAACCTAATGAATAAACCCCCCTCTGATATTTAGTTTCTCTTCTAAAGCAAACAAATAGTCACAGAAATGGTCTAATATTCCTGCACAGACCTAAATTTTCATATCAAGAACATTTTCAAGTAAATTATTTACATCTTTGAATGAACTGTCAcacaaaaactttaaaatagaCAATATACAATCTTTTGCTTTTCTTATCACAGTAAATCATGCACAGATATTGGTAATTCTTTGACAAACTTGTGTGACATTCTGTCCATTTCCtctacacataaaaaaaaatccccaagaATTTTCAAAATCCTGAATGTAAGCCATGGCATCATTTCATGAAGCTTGTCAGCTATGAAAGTTACCCCAGTGAAAGAATCCACTCCTTCTGAACCAATCAAAATCTGGAATTTCACTGACTTTAATTATCATCAGAGATGTTATCATAACAAAGACAACTTTCATCAAGTAGTGACTAGATTGACATTAATACCAGGCAAAAATCTAGATGGAAatatcctttataaaatattacattgtgTTTTTCTTACCTTACATTGAGGATAGTAAGAATAGCACCTCTCTTAAAGTTAAGATCATCATCCTCTTCACCATCAAAATCACAAACAGCTTCAAATAAATCCatctgcaattaaaaaaaaacataaatgttGATCATTACACCATCAGTGTTTGTTCACATTACTGTTTCAACCTCAAGGAATAATCTTTCAGAATATTTGCCAGAAATGTGTCTGCAATCCTCAAGATGTCTTTGaaccacttacatgtacatccactACAAGCTCATTACAATATATTACCCTATAAAATTACaattggttgattgatttatCACATTTATTTCAGTAGGATACACATTTACAGTAGATGAAgtaaataatatttcatgtatGAAATGTAATTGTGAGTGATAGGGATATCCGAATTCATGTATGGACAAACTTTATTTCAGAGGTGGATCCAGTCAGATTACACACAACACTTTGGACAGGCCCAGAATAGTACAGAAAAATATGACCTGCATGATGGTCTTCTATATAACACAGGCTAGATTTGCCATCACTTAATTTGTACAGCTGAGcatcaaaatattgaattgatttttgaattaatttatcatagaaaaatgaataaatgaataaaaaagaatgagaTTTTTATCATCAAACTCACCCCTTCATCAGGAGGTTTGAAACTCTCCTCTTCAGATTCTTCATCAAataattcttcttcctcttcttcatcatcatcatctagttcttcttcctcctcttcctcttcttcaccTTCTTCActatcttcttcttcctcttcactTTCAACTTTTTGAGGTTTCTTGCCCTTCACCACCACTTGTTCCTCTTCTGATTCCTCCCTGCAGGAGGAAGCATCaacttaaaataaaacaatcgaTTAACTTAAAAATATCCCAAATTCCTGCAGCCAGTTGATAGATATTTGTTTATggaaatattttaatgatataGACACACCTTGATAGATATGTGAGATACCAAACTTAAGGGTTTAGTCAATTGTGATAGTCATCTAATAAGGTCAACACATACTTCAAAAGGTAAGTCATTATCAAAGTACATTAGAGTAATTTTATGAGAAACAAAGAAGAGATGGTTTCTGTTTCTCCTTTCCATGACCCCTTGACAAACAGTATGGTGTTCATTACTAAACTCAATGGGCCAAATGCTTGCATAAATTCAAAGTTGTATCTAATGTAGCACAGTTAAGTGCAAATTCCAATCAATGTTGCATTTAAACAATTTACCATATTCAGCTGTctaaaaatgctcaaatttcTTGTGCTAAACAAAGTATATGAGTAGTGGTGTTCTAAACTGAGCCTTCATAAACTAGTAGGTCATATGCTCAGATGTCAGATACTgataaaagatttattttatctatttatttcataaatacagATAATTTGACCTCGTTATCTCCTAGGACCGCAGAAATCTGTAAGACTTATTAAAAACTTGACTAAGAAGACGTATAACACATCCTTGCATAATATGGTCTAACAAATTTTTGACTAAGGCGAACATCAAAAACATATCTTGTGACTTATATTCTTATCTATatacatacctttgataagaaTACACTTATAGTCTCATTGGACTGATTTATCTTATCAACATTATTAGGTAAAAACACATTGTAAGGAGACTtactcttcctcctcctcctcctcttcctcatcttcatactcatcttcttcttcttcaccctCATCTTCatattcctcctcttcttcttcttcctgtaCTCTTACTTGCTTTTTGTCTtctgtttaaaaacaaataataaaataacacatttcataCAAAGTATAAATTCGAACCGTTAATAAAAGTTCATTATTTTCTAGTTTTGCTtagaaaaattaattcaaattagtGGATTGTAGTACTGAAATACTATTTTTGTAGATGATAAATTTTTGCAAGGTATGCATTCATTGTATCTTGGGTTTACAaagtaaatattgaaatttacaAGCTACATACTATGCACTTAAGATATATAATCTACACTTTTCACTGCACtaaaattttaaaacatataCCGGTATTTTCCAATTTTGCATTCCTTTAATAATATAGGGAAGATCTACTGCAAAGGAAAGCTCCTTATACAGCTTTatgttaaaaatatgaagaaaaaaataatttgagctGTTCTAACATTTGTACATATTCACAAACAATTATATTTCTACGTGAGTGAGTATAATTACGTAAAATCAAGtttatttcttatcattttgATGATTCCTTGCATCTTTCAAATCTTCGTGATTAATTGTTAGGTTTAGGTACCACATTATAAACATTTCCAAATTGCCTTTGGAAATGATAAACATAAGTCAAGTTCAATTCCAGCCCGCAAAATGAGATGTGATAATTAAATGAATTGTACTACAAACctatcttctttttcttattatCCTTTTCATTCTCCTTCTTGATTTGCCTGTAATATTGATAGAAGAATACAATAATTAcattatgaaatgattattcAGGTGTAAGgattttattacaaatttttttgtgtgtgccaAGTGTGAAACTTGGTTTTGGACAAGAATGAATGTCGATTCATATTCTTTTGAGAACTTTATCCTTTAATTGACATTAATATTTTAAATACCAAGTGATAGTTATAAGAGTTCAAATATTAACATATATAATGCAACAATTTTCTACCAGAATAATACTGATTCAATGCAATTTAAGACATAAAGTTCACTTGCTTTaattaatcatttcatttttaatgaaaacataatATCGATTATCAAAGATATAAAAagtatgtgcagatacaaaaTTACCTGgtgtaaatatttgtttgtgCTTTGTAATGAATGATTAATATATTATAGACATACTGTCACAAGAAAATGTCCTAGATCAGTAAGCAGAGTAAATGTGGAAATTATTGTCTAGAATAATTATAAGCACTTTGTTCTAATTAATTCATAtccaatgaatgaaaataaataattactacagTAATCTAAACAGAAAATCTATTTGCCTTCTGTATATATATCAAGAAAGCAGACTTATAATAAGCAGTAAAATAAATAAGCagtaaaataaataagtaataaataaatagaatataaGACTATTAAGCAAGCAAAAGAATCTTTCAATATGTAAAAGTTGCTGAATGACCAAttattaattatccagaaaattctaaaatttgttacaattcatcgaatttaataaaatcagtttaaaatgaagaaaattaattAGGAATGTGAAAGACATTCAAAAGCATCAGACTCACACACACAAGAAATGATATGTTAAAACTATGGTTTTAAGTGtgctttatgaaaatatttatcaatgattttgagtaaaatatttttgtgttcttttgtatttttttgctcCTCCTTTGCTTGTCCGCCATCAGTATCTCTAACAAGATAATATGACATCTTGTAAATTGcatatatttattattgttataagaaCTGACTTGTAACTTCTGATAAGAATCTACAAATTAAAGTGATAGAAATTTAAAACATCCAAACAGATTTTTCAACTCAGATAGCTACTGATACTGGTCCCTGGAAACATTATCAGAATACAGTTAGTACCAACTTTATAATGCTAAATACTTGCAGTTCACAATCAGAGGAGATCATAGAAATTAAATATCAATCTGAATCATCAATAAATGAACACAATACACAGAAAAGAATATTTAACACCAATAATAGTGaaatataaaaagagagaaagacagcAGTTGATATCACAGACTGTAAAGGACTAGTGAATCATCAAACAATGCCTCTAAAGGTAACAAACATTTGAAACAGATTCAAGAAAGCAACATGTCtgccatgaaaataaaaaggaaatcatTACATAAAGCATTCATATGTCTGAAAGAATATTTTAAGGGGAAAATGGAATTCAGATGAACAAAAATTGAAACACTAAACGAATGCAAGAAAATGATGAGATTGAAAAAGATGATACAGAAAGAAAGTGTATCAGCTTACTAAAGTTTATATGAAGATTTTTAagtattgcaaaaaaaattgcttattcTAATTTAAGCATTTTATAATTAATTTTATGCTTGCTTtgatttttcaacaaaaatatcaCCCTACGCAAGGcaatatgaaatgaataataatttgaattccAACCTCGTGTCAACTTCTCTAACTTCCATTTTGCTGAAACTTAAAAGACATGTCACAAACAAATGTATAAATTAATGTTGACAAGTTGCAACTCACATTGCTCAGCTTAATAAAAGTATTTGGAATAGAAATAGAATATTCTATTCCCTCTCCCAcaataaagattaaaaataaatcaatagatgataatgaaaaaaatactttcccCATTTTGTACAGTTGTATCAACTGCTAAAAgaacatgaatatatatatgtataggaCCAActgttttatacatgtattaacacAATATCCAAGGGACATGGTAATCAATTCCTTACCAAAGGACACCAGCATATCAACTTGGTTTCAAAAGAAGCTCAATGACCAAAGAGTCCACCATTCTATAGCTGAAATATTGAATCTCCTTATgccaaaatatttatcaaaaaaaaacccactgtAAAGGATGATTTTATTGTGCATCAGTTTTGAAACCCCTTCCATAAAGAAATGACACATTTGCTATTCAGTGGGATTAATACAATTAACAAAGTATTATCTTGGGGGAAGAAGATGTTTGAGTCTACAATGAAAATACTGTGAAAAGAGAAGTTATCATCACAAAATATGTTTGCAATACATGAACACATTGTTATTTGGAAACCCTTATGCTTCTGACATCAAGGAGTTGTGAAATAATAGTAAAGTGCATTCAACACCAGTTACGTACATTAGTTTGGTTAAAACACAGCACACACAATTGAAATGGATATCTCCACTGAAATTTAATTAGATATATATTGACAAGGAAACAAAATAGGTGTAATAAGTAGATTAATGGaaacatcatacatgtagaaatttgtctttaaaaagaaatacaacCTCTGAAAGGTATTTAATCAAGCATTTGCATATCTTTCAAACAGGTGTATTTATAAGCACAATATCGACTGATATAATTATACTGCTATCAATTgttgtaataataatgttaaaacaatttttatgattataatttcATCTAATCATCATGtcaacaaaaatatacatgtcaACTTCATGTATTTCagttaacaagtggaatgcctctggccgtctcacctgcatcacgcggttcaatatagcagcagtgctgactttcaatactactctaactcgcacaagatgttcagtgatacatggttactcttatgtccactttttatgaactagaccaataaacttacagagatatgatggttattcaccaaaaaaccccaacatggccaaagttcattgaccttacatgacctttgaccatgatcatgtgacctgaaactcaaacaggatattcagtgatacttgattactcttatgtacaagtttcatgaatcagatccataaactttcaaagttatgatggtaattcaacagatacacccaattcggccaaagttcattgacctttgaccttggtcatgtgacctgaaacgtgcacaggatgttcagtgatacttgattactctaatgtccaagtttaatgaactagcccaataaacttccaaagttatgatggtaattcaacagatacccccgattcggccaaagttcattgaccctaatgacctttgaccttaatcatgagacctgaaacttgcacaaaattttcagtgatgcttgattactattatgtccaagtttcatgaatcagatccataaactttcaaagttatgatgggaattcaacagatatccccaattcggccaaagttcattgaccctaaatgacctttgatcttggtcatgtgacgtgaaactcatgcaggatgttcagtgatacttgattaaccttatgtccaagtttcatgaactaggtccatatattttctaagttatgatgacatttcaaaaacttaaccacaggttaagattttgatgttgattcctccaacatggtctaagttcattgaccctaaatgacctttgaccttggtcgtgtgacatgaaactctaataggatgttcagtaatacttgattaaccttatggccaggtttcatgaactaggtccatatactttctaagttatgatgtcatttcaaaaacttaacctcaggttaagatttgatgttgacgccgccgccgccgccgccgtcgccgccgccgccgccgtcgccgccgccgtcggaaaagcggcgcctatagtctcactttgcttcgcaggtgagacaaaaactaataGAGGCTATAAATAATTTGTGAATTGATTCTGCACTCATTAGTATCAATTATCCAGAAGACCTTTCTATGTTTTGTATGCATATTTTGCACAGCAAAAATGATTGCAATAAAGAATTACTAACAATACTTTCAGGTTGGTGCAATCTTAGAAAACGAAAATGTATGCAAATGTTTGATCATCTTGTTACAACACAGACAGTGGTTTGTATTAAATGTGATGGAAGAGTTGAATATATGTTAGAAGAAATAGGCAACATCAAGAGTTTGATTCACCATCACCGTAAAACAGCACATCAACAacgttaaaaaatgaataacctTTGAGGTGACTTGTCTTTGCGGAATAAGCTCCATCCTTTCTTCTTGTCCTGTTTAGCCtcaactttcttttgtttgacttgttcatcctcctcctcttcctctccttcctcCTCAAGATCTTCAGgtccctcttcttcctcctcttcttcatcttcttcttcctcctcctccatgTCCTCTTCTGATCTTTCTCCTTCTTCACTATCCATTCCAtccacatcttcatcatcttcaccatcgccatcatcatcacttccaTCTTCAACAATTTCTTGCTTAGATGTATCTGTTTTGGGTTTCTTTGAGTCTCGACTGAATAATTTAGCTCCAAAGCCTCTTTTAGTAGGTGAGTCAGGTCGTTTATCCTCATCTTTTTCCTTTTTAGCATCACCATCTTCCCCCTTCTTACTTTTTGCTGATTTTGCAgctatttccttttctttcttctttcttttttcttcctgttCTTTTTCCTTCtgctctttcttttccttttcttttctttccttttctaatttctccttttcttttttctccttcttttcttgttctttacgttctttttctttttccttttctttttccttctctgacttttcttttccctttttatctttttctttcttgtcttttttatctttatcttttttgtctttgtccTTTTTGTCTTTGTCTTTCTTGTCTTTCTCTACATCATCGTCACCTTTATCAGTCTTGGAACGTCGAAATACACTTAATCGTTTTAACTTTGTCTTCTTTGCATCATCTTccttttcatcatcttcatcattttccTCCTCTGGATTGGTAGTTTCCATCttgctttcttcttctccttcaccTTCATTTTCCTCATCTTCTTcgtcactgtcatcatcatcatcatcgtcatcatcatcgctatcatTGTCAGCCCATCCAGTTGATGGCTTGTTTCCCTGTCTTTCACTTGCTTTGTCTTTACCTTTCATATTGCTACATCAGAAAACATCAATTTTGACATTTATTTGTTGTGTATTATTCTGGGAAAAAAAGAACTAGAAGAAATCTGAAGGGAATTAAAAGGTTAACACTAAAGTGctaaatgcaaataaaatttcataaacAGGGTAATGCATACCAGGTAACAAAAATTGATTAGTTTACATCTGCTGGAATAGGGGACTTCCTATATTTGTCATTGTATGTACAGGCTGACTTGTACACCCTTAAACTAAAAAAATTCCAACAAACATGTAGCAAGCAAAATATAAAAGCCTAAAAGTCTAAAGGAAAATTATTTGAGCCCACAAGAAAAACTAACATCAAAACAGTATTAACCACCATAAACCATATATGAACAAATGTCACTATTTTAAACTggttttcaaataatttattttaaattataaaaacatgttcttataATCTATGGGAAGGCTTCCTTTctaaatcaatcaaaatgattGATTTATAACTTCATTTTAGAATGTGAAAGTCCTTGCCCCTTTATTTATCAATGTTAAAAGATGTTCAAgtatatttaacaaatatttccaaaatcatcCCATCACCAACTTAAAAAATAAACCTTCAGATAACATTACAACTCCAGTAAAAATTCACTAGTAATCATTTTTATGATTCTTGTGTTGCTTTAATGTGCAGTAAGACAAACCTCAGTTATGTAAATAAATCAACCTGCTGCAAGTTTATCAGCTTCTAGTGATACAGCATATCGAAACAAGCTGCATAATATGTTACATTATTACAATCAATAACATTTCATAATATGCCATACACATGTTACAAATCTGAAATAATTTACCTagttttttcccattttttcactAATGCACATATCATACTTTTGAATGATTTAAACCAGTTTTCATTAGGTCAGCTTTGTATTACCAATCTGATATTCTCATTACATCCATcatctaatatatatataaaaaaaaaaacattcatggCCTCATTTCAATATTGAAAGATTTGAACTTGTTTTATGATTATTCATACCAAACTTAgattacatttcaaaaacttcaaACACATCACTTACTTGAAATAAGATTCCTCCACTTCATCAGGCTCCAGTTTACTGCCTATTTTCCCCAACCTCACCTAATATCAAAGACAAACATACACATCATCCAAGCAGATGATGAGCAAAGATTACAGTTCTTCTTAATAACCTGCCAACAATTAAGTGATATACTGTAACTATTCTTTAGATTTATATGCATGAAAATCGaactttaaacaaaatatagctctacacatttattcattcaaaatatttttaaaatctaagttTTACTACAATATAAATTAAAGTATTGCTTCATAAAAGATGAGTCATATTTCAAGTTTAATAGAGAACATGAGAGATGATTTAAGAATCTCCACAAGTGCATCAATTTATAACATTGATTTCAGTCAGATTCATGCTCACTGAGCAGAAGTAACTTGATATAATTGTTTCAtgatgaatatatatttcaatatatctCACCTCAAGGGCATGCATACGGTCTGCCTCATCACATCTAGCCTCATCAAAGTTGGGTATAACTATTGGCTCTTTACCCTTCAATAATATAacacagtaataataataataataataaattaaaggTCAGCAAATCAGCATCagcagtaatgataataatgattatgatggtaatagtgataaagataaataatcattaataaaaaatgataaagaagaaaataataataggtcTAACCATAATGTGACctttaaataataatcataatgaatgtCTTTCATGTCATGTACACAGCACTGCAgacattttctgttcattatcaccatcttcattaatTAAAGTATTTGTAATAGTCATATATGTATACATTATGGTCATTAGAGGTAGATCTATTTTTagaggaaagggggggggggcatgggccaCAGTGGGACACTCTGCATCAAAAAGATCATGATCTAGTCTTATGATGAAGCCCtgaataattaatttttaaacTAATGCTTTGGGGTTTTGTACAAAAGTATAAACAAACTACATTTAAGACTTATGAgttgaaaaaatcattttattggtttttacaaactttattttcattctcaatGATGTATGTATACAGATAAATGTTATGAGATAGATTGTGCCCATCTTTATGTAAGGTACCCCATCCCTACACAAATTGTTGTATCTCCTTTCAAGCTTACCTTGGATAAATTTGAAAGCTTTTTTTCAAGTGCTTTGCATTTTTTCCTCAAAGTTCCACATCTGtgtaaaaacaaagaacaggttGAGAATTTATAGAACATCAATTGCCATTCCTGAAAAGAATAtgctacatttattttttgacaaaaaaattactGACTGTATGCCTAACAATTCAGACCGATAGAAAAtcatattacccccccccccctttaaaactAAAGGGCCCAATGTTTTATGATGAATTACGGGCATAACACACAATTGAATGTTAGGCCAAacacttttgatttttattaatttattttgacaATAACCTAACTAATTTGGACGATCCACACTTAGACCTACCGTTCAAATAGTTTCTTCATTCGTGAAGTTCTGTCCTTAAGAGTTGAATCATCCAAAACTAATGCACATTCTTCCATGTATGCATCAATCTATACAAATAtaaacacaaaaaaagaaattcaggAAAAAATgttaaccatgaaaaaaaattggttataTTATTGAATATATACCCAGCAATCCTAAAATAGGAATGAAGcctatttaacaaaatatatagagTGATAACATGCATGCAAAAGCTGTCCTTCCTGGACCtagtgggtgtttcacaaagttgtttgtaagttaagagtgacttaaGATGCCTGACTGATGAACCTTTCCtatgcgctaaataatcaccaacaaacatttgatgttgaatatcatccaccacaagaaaggatcaccagtcgttcttaacgtCACTCTTAAGTTACCAACAGCTTTATCagtatcctcataaaccaagatgaatcatgtcttgataaattgagattgTCCTTGTTTATAGGGACAGTTTTTTTACCCCTGCAggacatacagtacatgtagacaGCAATTACCGAGATATAGCATGGGCATGCTAAAAATATATTCAGTGAATTACAATTGATTTCATCACATTTGAACCATGGGAAGCTTCCTAGAAAACACATaatgcataaaaaaaacattttttttttaattcatagaATCATAGCGTCCCacactcattctatgaaca containing:
- the LOC121419276 gene encoding nephrocystin-1-like, whose translation is MMPKEKSPLRTLQREGDTLKKEIDAYMEECALVLDDSTLKDRTSRMKKLFERCGTLRKKCKALEKKLSNLSKGKEPIVIPNFDEARCDEADRMHALEVRLGKIGSKLEPDEVEESYFNNMKGKDKASERQGNKPSTGWADNDSDDDDDDDDDDSDEEDEENEGEGEEESKMETTNPEEENDEDDEKEDDAKKTKLKRLSVFRRSKTDKGDDDVEKDKKDKDKKDKDKKDKDKKDKKEKDKKGKEKSEKEKEKEKEKERKEQEKKEKKEKEKLEKERKEKEKKEQKEKEQEEKRKKKEKEIAAKSAKSKKGEDGDAKKEKDEDKRPDSPTKRGFGAKLFSRDSKKPKTDTSKQEIVEDGSDDDGDGEDDEDVDGMDSEEGERSEEDMEEEEEEDEEEEEEEGPEDLEEEGEEEEEDEQVKQKKVEAKQDKKKGWSLFRKDKSPQRQIKKENEKDNKKKKIEDKKQVRVQEEEEEEEYEDEGEEEEDEYEDEEEEEEEEEEESEEEQVVVKGKKPQKVESEEEEEDSEEGEEEEEEEEELDDDDEEEEEELFDEESEEESFKPPDEGMDLFEAVCDFDGEEDDDLNFKRGAILTILNVREDGWWMAEDEEGNKGLVPSTYLKLKKEHNDYRDVQSPEVDESGQQDELNESGKELWRGLRKSVTETGVTDVLAAMGAIPAGFRPSTTARHLKSDAYTLCNFLKPRFTESCLGFQDLNWSPHENQIRAKTVRLQKILTILMVRNMPACGVGIEIRSRHVRICFFNGDKILSNIHTIQATWNKNDPKTWRFSPKVTSLLPSILDGDCFIRSSHTEENIGLLFELCLSYVRPKTGEKGELSCGWVNVPLYDTSTGAPIVNKMYDLQVQGGTPYEQEVEVDPSISRRKDSTSSTGSSSKFRSMMSANKQPRLQIKFITPTKEQKPLLDMLPETIVSSLSYLPFLSIFRNLQAVEVLRDRIDLQNADLIHDPVLANFPEATKYPDIMDALRSCWADKKLKNKKIDKKNPEQMKELFMTTFMDSVYPIMRLPSLPPYKWADEDRDIERWQVISEFLQSNKQKGILASFLAPGGEHTPFDMTEVAFNLFDSFQELK